TCACAGGAAACCATCAGCGGCTACGAGATCGGAAAAGCAGTACCTCCTGCGGAAATGCTTGTGAAGCTCGCTGATACCCTTGATACTTCGGTAGACTATATCCTTGGCAGAACCAACATAAAATCCACGCTTCGGGCTTCTGAACTTAGTGAGCAGGAGGCGGAGATACTTACAATTCTTCGCAAGCAACCGGAGGATAGAAGAATTTTTGTTTTTGATTTGATAAAGGGACTTGAAAAATAGAGAAGCGGTGGGATGTTTTGCATCTTGCCGTTTTTTCTATTTCATTGTTAAACCCATGCCTTGTTCTTCTTCCGGTTCAATAACTGAAAAGCTGTCCTCACCAACAATAACACCAAGACTGCGCCCATTTTCGAAGTTGCAGTGCAGAGTACCGATATCGTCTACAAAATCTACTATCCCTTCAATACCGGACTGAATTGGTGCATAGGGATCGGACATAGATTTCATGCGTATCTTGGTACCGGGTGGGTATTTTTCTTTAATTCTTTCAACCTGTTGTCTTGTGGGAAATCCTTTCATTTCACATACCTCCAAATTTCATTTCATAATTCTGTTCTGTAATTCCCATTTCTTCAGCGGTTTTGAGACTCCAATCATGAGAGTTCCAAAGACTTACATATACCTCTTTGCCATTACAGTCAATTTCACGCTGTTCAAAACCTTCTCCAAAGCCGTCAGAACATTGACCCTCAATGGCTCCCTTGATTTTTATAAACTCTCCTTGATTTAAGGGTGCATTAAGAGTAAGAACGGCAACTCCCATTAG
This genomic interval from Xylanivirga thermophila contains the following:
- a CDS encoding helix-turn-helix domain-containing protein; the encoded protein is MIFIERLKQLREAKNLTQLRLAMELNVSQETISGYEIGKAVPPAEMLVKLADTLDTSVDYILGRTNIKSTLRASELSEQEAEILTILRKQPEDRRIFVFDLIKGLEK
- a CDS encoding DUF4314 domain-containing protein, yielding MKGFPTRQQVERIKEKYPPGTKIRMKSMSDPYAPIQSGIEGIVDFVDDIGTLHCNFENGRSLGVIVGEDSFSVIEPEEEQGMGLTMK